The Chitinophagaceae bacterium nucleotide sequence TTGGTGGAAGAAAAAGCAGAAGAGAGTTTCGCCTGCAAATTTCTTTCTAACGAAGCGGATCGTGATAAGATGAACCTGGCCCGTGAAATTTTACTGCAACGCATAGGTGATCCTATCACCATTAAAGAACTCAGCCGCAAGGTTGGAACCAACGAATGTTACTTAAAGAAAGGATTTAAAGAAATGTTTGGCACAACGGTTTTTGATTTTTATCAAAGTCAGCGTATGGAGCACGCCAAATATTTATTATATGAAAAAGGGCTGAGCGTTACTGAAGTAAGTGCACTGCTCGGCTATTCTTCTATCTCCCATTTTTCTACTGCATTTAAAAAACATACAGGCCTGAAGCCCTGTGAGTTATTGTTTAAACCCTACTAATTCCATTTTCTTTTTCTTAGTGAAGCTTTCCGTTTTGCGTAAATGCTTTTCCTCATTCTGTAAGCGATTAAGATTTCTGTGAAGCAATTTTGCATCTTATAAAAACATAAGATCAATGGAACGGAAATTAAGAACCAAACTGATTATTCTTTTTACACTTATCGCTTCATCCATATTTGCACAACAGGGTATTAAGGACGCAGTAGCAACAACTGATCACCCTATTTCTGTACATACAGCAGTTGATCAGCAGGGTATTAAAGGTGTAGTAACAACAGTTGACGGCAAAGCTGCAGAACACGTAAGTATTTTATTAAAAGAAATCAATAAAGGAGCAATCACTCTCGAAGATGGTTCGTACAGGATTTATAATGTACCGGCAGGTGAGTATACGGTCATCGTATCTTTTGTAGGTCTGCAAACAATTGAGAAAAAAATACAGGTACACGAAAACGAAATACTGAACAGTAATTTTATCCTGAAAGAAAATGCAAAAGAGCTGAATGAAATTGTGATTGCTTATTTCAGAAGCGTAAACGACAGAGTAACGGTGTTTGGTAAATCAGCTATCAAGCCAATGGATTTACCGCAAGCTATTGCAACCGTAGGCGAAGCAGTAATAAAAGATCAGCAGGCGCAACGTTTAAGCGATGTTGTAAAGAATGTAAATGGTGTGTACCTGAGCACAACAAGAGCCAGTACACAGGAAAGTTTTTCTGCACGTGGTTATGGGTTTTCTTCTACCAATATGTTCCGCAACGGTTCAAGGGTAAACAGCGGTGCAATGCCTGAAGTAAGTTCACTGGAAAGTGTGGAAGTACTGAAAGGTGGTGCGGCTATTTTGTATGGTAACGTAGCGCCGGGTGGTGTGTTGAACATGGTAACAAAAAACCGAACTTTGATTTTGGCGGTGAAGTAGGTGTGCGTGCAGGGAGTTTCGATTTGTGGAAACCAACTTTTGACGTGTATGGTCCTATCACCCAAAAAATTGCTTATCGTTTGAACGGTACGTTTGAAACAACAGATAGCTATCGATCAAAGGTTTCTTCTGCACGTTACTATGTAAACCCTTCTTTCCTGTTTAAGCTTGGTGCTAAAACAGAATTGGTTGTGGAAGGTGATTACCTGAAACATGATTTCACACCTGATTTTGGTATTGGTTCATTGAACAACACGATCATCCCGAATGTGCATCGCTCAACATTCATGGGTACCGATTGGCAATATAATATTACACAACAGGCAACTGCTTCTGCAACCGTTAAACATGCGTTCAATAATAACTGGCAGTTAAGCAGTGTGGCTTCGTACCAAAACTTCGATCGTGATTATTACTCGGTAGAACGGATTCAGGCAAAAGCAAACGGCGATTGGGGTCGTCCGCTGGGTCGTGTAGACACAAAAGAAAATTTTTATACAGGCCAGGTGAACCTGAACGGTAAATTCAAAACCGGAAAAATTGAACATACTCTGTTAGCAGGTATTGATGCCGACCGTTATCTTACTGAAACATACAACTACGATGTACAGGGAAAAATCTACGACAGTATCAACATTATTGATCCAAATAAATTTGTACGCCGCACAGATATTCCTGTGGCAAAAAGAACAACATTCGTACAGACACCAGTAAACAGAATAGGTGCTTATGTGCAGGATCTTATCAGCATAACAGAAAAAATCAAAGTTTTGGTTGGTATCCGTTGGTCATTACAGGAGGCTACGCCTTCAATAACTGACACGCTTGCCACAGGCGGACAGTCAAAAACCAAATTGAAAACTGATAAAGCATTTTCTCCACGTGTTGGTTTGGTCTATCGCATGAAGCCAACTGTTTCTTTCTTCGCCAGCTATTCTAATTCCTTTGCTATCAACACGGGATTGGATGTTTACAACAATGTACTACCTCCTTCGATTATTGATCAGTACGAATTAGGAGTGAAAAATATTCTGTTGAAAGGAAAGTTAACTGTTAATGTTACAGCTTATAAAATCATCAACAATAACCTGGCGCAGACTGCACAGTTCGATCGTAACGGAAATCCAAACAGCAACAGTAACCTGAAAGAACTTACCGGCCAAACAACCAGCAATGGTGTGGAGCTTGATATTACAGCTAACCCTCTAAAGGGATTCTCAATTATTGCGGGTTACAGTTATAACGATATGCGTTATACCAATACACCTGATAAAATTGGCAGTTATGTAGAAGGCGATCGTTTGGTAAATACACCGGCGCATACAGCTAATACAAGTGCTTTCTATACTATCAGCAAAGGCAAATTGAATGGATTGAAATTTGGAACATCGCTATTTTATGTGGGTAAGCGTTTTGGAGGCTGGAACAATACAATTGGTCAGGCACAGAATTACTCAAGACTGATTCCTGTAGAAGCATTTACAACCGTTGATATATCTGCAGGCTACAGTATTAAACGTTTTTCTTTACTTGTGAAAGTTTCAAATCTTGCAAACGTTTTAAGTTATTATGTACATGAAAATTACAGCATCAATCCAATTCCTCCACGTCAGTTTGTGGCAACAATTGCTTATAAATTCTGAGCAGGAAAAGTAAATAAATAACGTCTGAAAAGGGGACTCGCTTCACAGCGATCCCTTTTTCACATAACAGGCAAACGGTAAAGAAGATAATTAATTAAAGCAATGGCAAAAGATTCCACACAAAAGAGCACCTGGCAGAAACTAAGAAAACTGTTTAATGATATTCATTTGTGGATAGGCCTCAGCAGCGGGCTGTTTGTAATTGCCATTTGCTTCAGCGGAACAGTGTATGTTTTTAATACAGAACTTACTGAAAAAGCAGCACCGCATTTATATAAAGCAAAACCGGTTGAAGGGAACGAGCGCATTCCGGTTGATACGTTACTGGAAAAAATAAAAACAGTTTCCGGCGGCACAATTACAAGTGTAACCATTCCTGCAGCACTCAACCGTACATACCAGTTCAACGTAAAAACAAAAAGTGACAGTACTGCCAGAGGAGGAGTTACTTATATGGTGAACCCCTATACAGGCGAAATAACCGGTAATTCAAAAGAGAAAAACCGCACAAAAGAATTCATGTCGACAATGTTCAGTCTTCATCGCTGGCTTTTGCTGGATAAAGTGAAGCAGCCTTTGATAAAAGGTGTGGAGAACAGAAAGCTTGGCAGCATGATTAGCGGGTGGGTTACAATCATTTTTACATTGGGTTGTATCACAGGATTGATTATCTGGTTCCCGCAAAAAGTAAAGCATTGGCGCCAGGGTTTAAAAATAAAATGGAATGCAGGATGGAAGCGGGTGAATAATGACCTGCACAATACACTTGCTTTTTATTCACTGATTTTTTTATTGCTGATGGGATTAACCGGGCCTCAATGGTCGTTTGAATGGTACCGCAATGGTATGCAGAAAACATTAGGTACTTATAGACCTGCAGAAAGAGGAAAGGGAGGAGGACGCCGACCGGGTACTGAAGCTGGCGGAAATCGCAGAGAAGGAAAAGCACCGCAGCAAAATGAACAGGCAACAAACGCATCACCAATACCGATTGTTCAATTATCAATTGCTGATTATGTACGTGAAGCAGATAAGTTATTAACTTATAATGGTAACTATGTAATCAACTTACCAGCAAATGCTGAAGCACAAACAATGATCATTAAAACAAAAGTGGGCTTCTTTGCACCGGCTGCCGGCGACAGGATTACAATGGATCAGTACAGTGGAAAAGTACTGAAGCTTGATTTGTTTAAGAGAAAGCCCTTTAATGAAAGAATAGCAGCCTCTATTAAAGCCATACATGTTGGGAATGTATATGGAACCTTTACAAAAATTCTTTACTTCCTTGCCTGCTTAATTGCTACAACTCTGCCAATTACAGGAACACTTATCTGGTATAACAAACTGAAGAAAAAGAGGAAACATAACCGTGTTTCTCTGACAGATGTGGAAACAGAAGCATAATAACCACTAAGTACAGCAAATCTTATTGTAAACCCCAAAGCGATTGACTTTGGGGTTTATTTCTTATGTGTCTTATGATTGCTGTCAGTTACTGATATGATTCATTTCTTCATAGTGTCATTCTACAGTCAAACAAACATCATTTTTAACATGATGACAGTTCTGTGATAATGAAGATGAGTTACTAATACATTTTTGCGTAGAATTTATTTATGCAAAAAATTATTACAGGAATCGCATTGTTCATGAGTTGCTTTACAGCATCTGCGCAGGATACTGTACCGTTAATTGACTCCACTTATTTTAAGTTATTAAACGAAGTGGTGGTAACAGCAACACGTACTGAACGTAAGCTGGGTAATGTAGCTGTTCCTGTAACAATCATTTCTCAAAAACAAATTCAGCAGGCCGGTACATTAAGGCTTCGTGATATTTTACAGGAAACAACCGGTTTATTTATTACCAGCGGCTTTGGTGCAGGTGTGCAAATGCAGGGCTTAAGTGCTGATTATACAATGATCTTAATTGATGGAGAACCATTAGTAGGAAGAACTGCAGGTGTGCTTGATATTAACCGTATAGCTGTAGGAAATATTAAGAAGATTGAAATTGTAAAAGGCCCTTCATCAAGTTTATACGGCTCAGAAGCAATGGCCGGTGTTATTAATATCATTACGGATCACAGCAGAAAAAAGCAACTCAGTGCAGGTCTTCGTTATGGTTTTGGAAATCCTGATCTGGGATGGGCTGCTCCTGTTGGTTCAAAAACATTTAAGCAATCTGATTTTAATATTACTGCCGGTACATATTTTAAAAAGCTGTCAGTAAAATATATGGGGAACGCAATGTATAATGATGCAATTACCTATCGGCCAAATTCACAGGCAAGATTTCCTCAACCTGTTTGGCGGTTTACCAATCAACTGCAACTTGCATACAACTTCAGTTCAGATACAAAACTGAATATGACGGTGCGTAATGCATATGATTATATTAAAAAGGAACTGGCAGTGGCCAATAATGGAGTAATCAGTAATTCATACGGAAGAGAGATCAATAATGACTGGAATATTAATACATCTCTTTCTCACCGCTTCAATAGTAAAGTGAATTCAACCCTGCGTTTATACAGCACCATCTTTGATGGCTCTGAAAAATTAAGCTTTAAAGAAAAACCAGATAGTATTTATTATGATGGATTCCGTCAGCGGTTTTATCGTGCCGAAAATCAAACAGATATCAGCTTTAAAAAGATGAACCTGACAGTTGGCGCAGGTTATATCATTGATGAAGCAAGATCAACCCGCTATGATAACAAGCAGCAATTATAAACAAAACAGAATTGCTTATGGTTTTCTGCAGCATGAGTGGATACCCAATGAAAAAGTTTCTGTGATTGCCGGTTTACGTTATGATGATAACCGTTTGTTTGCAGCTGCATTCAGTCCAAAGTTGGCCGTTCGTTACAGTGTCAGCAAAAGAATAAATATTAATGCATCAATCGGAAGAGGATTTAAAGCTCCCGAT carries:
- a CDS encoding PepSY domain-containing protein — its product is MAKDSTQKSTWQKLRKLFNDIHLWIGLSSGLFVIAICFSGTVYVFNTELTEKAAPHLYKAKPVEGNERIPVDTLLEKIKTVSGGTITSVTIPAALNRTYQFNVKTKSDSTARGGVTYMVNPYTGEITGNSKEKNRTKEFMSTMFSLHRWLLLDKVKQPLIKGVENRKLGSMISGWVTIIFTLGCITGLIIWFPQKVKHWRQGLKIKWNAGWKRVNNDLHNTLAFYSLIFLLLMGLTGPQWSFEWYRNGMQKTLGTYRPAERGKGGGRRPGTEAGGNRREGKAPQQNEQATNASPIPIVQLSIADYVREADKLLTYNGNYVINLPANAEAQTMIIKTKVGFFAPAAGDRITMDQYSGKVLKLDLFKRKPFNERIAASIKAIHVGNVYGTFTKILYFLACLIATTLPITGTLIWYNKLKKKRKHNRVSLTDVETEA
- a CDS encoding TonB-dependent receptor, which translates into the protein MRAGSFDLWKPTFDVYGPITQKIAYRLNGTFETTDSYRSKVSSARYYVNPSFLFKLGAKTELVVEGDYLKHDFTPDFGIGSLNNTIIPNVHRSTFMGTDWQYNITQQATASATVKHAFNNNWQLSSVASYQNFDRDYYSVERIQAKANGDWGRPLGRVDTKENFYTGQVNLNGKFKTGKIEHTLLAGIDADRYLTETYNYDVQGKIYDSINIIDPNKFVRRTDIPVAKRTTFVQTPVNRIGAYVQDLISITEKIKVLVGIRWSLQEATPSITDTLATGGQSKTKLKTDKAFSPRVGLVYRMKPTVSFFASYSNSFAINTGLDVYNNVLPPSIIDQYELGVKNILLKGKLTVNVTAYKIINNNLAQTAQFDRNGNPNSNSNLKELTGQTTSNGVELDITANPLKGFSIIAGYSYNDMRYTNTPDKIGSYVEGDRLVNTPAHTANTSAFYTISKGKLNGLKFGTSLFYVGKRFGGWNNTIGQAQNYSRLIPVEAFTTVDISAGYSIKRFSLLVKVSNLANVLSYYVHENYSINPIPPRQFVATIAYKF
- a CDS encoding TonB-dependent receptor; the encoded protein is MQKIITGIALFMSCFTASAQDTVPLIDSTYFKLLNEVVVTATRTERKLGNVAVPVTIISQKQIQQAGTLRLRDILQETTGLFITSGFGAGVQMQGLSADYTMILIDGEPLVGRTAGVLDINRIAVGNIKKIEIVKGPSSSLYGSEAMAGVINIITDHSRKKQLSAGLRYGFGNPDLGWAAPVGSKTFKQSDFNITAGTYFKKLSVKYMGNAMYNDAITYRPNSQARFPQPVWRFTNQLQLAYNFSSDTKLNMTVRNAYDYIKKELAVANNGVISNSYGREINNDWNINTSLSHRFNSKVNSTLRLYSTIFDGSEKLSFKEKPDSIYYDGFRQRFYRAENQTDISFKKMNLTVGAGYIIDEARSTRYDNKQQL
- a CDS encoding TonB-dependent receptor is translated as MERKLRTKLIILFTLIASSIFAQQGIKDAVATTDHPISVHTAVDQQGIKGVVTTVDGKAAEHVSILLKEINKGAITLEDGSYRIYNVPAGEYTVIVSFVGLQTIEKKIQVHENEILNSNFILKENAKELNEIVIAYFRSVNDRVTVFGKSAIKPMDLPQAIATVGEAVIKDQQAQRLSDVVKNVNGVYLSTTRASTQESFSARGYGFSSTNMFRNGSRVNSGAMPEVSSLESVEVLKGGAAILYGNVAPGGVLNMVTKNRTLILAVK